The proteins below come from a single Plantactinospora sp. KBS50 genomic window:
- a CDS encoding flavin reductase family protein has product MFIEQLNGSTGPLAAHPEPPAGLGPEDFRRALARCAAGVVVVTVADGPTGMTASSFTSVSQSPPLVSFCVDRRSSSRLRLCAAEHFAVNVLTAGQADVAAVFARRDTDRFALTRWRRGRYGLPLLEDAAAHLACRTYRIVPLGDHLMIVGLLVDAEHPRPDPPLVYHRGAYGRFEPDR; this is encoded by the coding sequence GTGTTCATCGAACAGCTCAACGGCAGCACCGGCCCGCTCGCGGCGCACCCGGAGCCGCCGGCCGGACTCGGACCGGAGGACTTTCGCCGGGCGCTGGCCCGGTGTGCCGCCGGGGTGGTCGTGGTGACCGTGGCCGACGGGCCGACCGGGATGACCGCCAGCTCGTTCACCTCGGTCAGCCAGTCACCGCCGTTGGTGTCGTTCTGTGTGGACCGGCGCTCCAGCAGCCGGCTGCGGCTCTGCGCCGCCGAGCACTTCGCGGTGAACGTGCTCACCGCCGGCCAGGCCGACGTGGCCGCCGTCTTCGCGCGCCGGGACACCGACCGGTTCGCGCTCACCCGGTGGCGCCGCGGCCGGTACGGGCTGCCGCTGCTGGAGGACGCCGCGGCCCACCTGGCCTGTCGCACGTACAGGATCGTGCCGCTCGGCGACCACCTCATGATCGTCGGGCTGCTGGTCGACGCCGAGCACCCCCGGCCGGACCCGCCGCTGGTCTACCACCGCGGCGCGTACGGGCGGTTCGAGCCGGACCGCTGA
- a CDS encoding ketosynthase chain-length factor, protein MTGPVTGPRTRAVVTGLGVLAPTGLGADEHWAATAAGRAAIGPIGRFDASTYPVRLAGEIGAFEPTDHLPSRLIPQTDRMTQLALVATEWALADAALTVDEGCDFDFGVVTSASAGGFEFGQRELQKLWTEGPGTVSAYMSFSWFYAVNTGQISIRHKLRGPASALVTDQAGGLDAVGHARRLVRDGTPAVITAGVDSSLCPMGLVSQLPSGQLSERRDPATAYRPFGLDATGGVIGEGGAVLIVEDADAAARRGAPRIYGEIVGYAATFDPPPGSGRECGLGRAAAQALAQADVLPDDIDVVFADAAGVPEADLAEAQALEKLFGPGGVPVTAPKSMTGRLGAGAGALDVATALLAMRAGVVPPTVNVGDPAPGYQLDLVTAARRLPIRTALVLARGRGGFNAAIVLRGGPQPHDDEAARDGDSGTAGTEERSGR, encoded by the coding sequence GTGACCGGCCCGGTGACCGGCCCGAGGACCCGGGCCGTGGTGACCGGCCTCGGGGTGCTGGCCCCGACCGGGCTCGGCGCGGACGAGCACTGGGCCGCCACCGCGGCCGGCCGGGCGGCCATCGGGCCGATCGGCCGGTTCGACGCGAGCACCTACCCGGTCCGGCTGGCCGGTGAGATCGGCGCGTTCGAGCCGACCGACCACCTGCCCAGCCGGCTCATCCCGCAGACCGACCGGATGACCCAGCTCGCCCTGGTGGCGACCGAATGGGCGCTCGCCGACGCCGCGCTGACCGTCGACGAGGGCTGCGACTTCGACTTCGGCGTGGTCACCTCCGCCTCCGCGGGCGGGTTCGAGTTCGGCCAGCGCGAGTTGCAGAAGCTCTGGACCGAGGGACCGGGCACGGTCAGCGCGTACATGTCGTTCTCCTGGTTCTACGCGGTGAACACCGGGCAGATCTCGATCCGGCACAAGCTGCGCGGCCCCGCCTCCGCGCTGGTCACCGACCAGGCCGGCGGGCTGGACGCGGTCGGCCACGCCCGCCGGCTGGTCCGCGACGGCACGCCCGCGGTGATCACCGCAGGCGTGGACTCGTCGCTGTGCCCGATGGGGCTGGTCTCGCAGTTGCCCAGCGGGCAGCTCAGCGAGCGGCGGGACCCGGCCACCGCGTACCGGCCCTTCGGCCTGGACGCCACCGGCGGGGTGATCGGCGAGGGCGGTGCGGTGCTGATCGTGGAGGACGCCGACGCCGCCGCGCGGCGCGGCGCGCCGCGGATCTACGGCGAGATCGTGGGGTACGCGGCCACCTTCGACCCGCCGCCGGGTTCGGGCCGCGAGTGCGGCCTGGGCCGGGCCGCGGCGCAGGCGCTCGCCCAGGCCGACGTGCTGCCCGACGACATCGACGTGGTCTTCGCCGACGCGGCCGGCGTTCCGGAGGCGGACCTGGCGGAGGCGCAGGCGCTGGAGAAGCTGTTCGGACCCGGCGGGGTGCCGGTGACCGCACCGAAGTCGATGACCGGGCGGCTGGGCGCCGGCGCGGGTGCCCTGGACGTGGCGACCGCGCTGCTGGCGATGCGGGCCGGCGTCGTGCCGCCGACGGTGAACGTCGGCGACCCGGCCCCCGGCTACCAGCTCGACCTGGTCACCGCGGCGCGCCGGCTGCCGATCCGGACCGCCCTGGTGCTGGCCCGCGGCCGGGGCGGCTTCAACGCGGCGATCGTGCTGCGCGGCGGCCCGCAACCGCACGACGACGAGGCCGCCCGGGACGGGGATTCCGGGACGGCAGGTACCGAGGAGAGGAGTGGCCGATGA
- a CDS encoding acyl carrier protein, which translates to MSQFTIDDLKRIMRECAGEDEGVDLDGDIGGVPFDQLGYDSLALLETAARVEREFRVSLPDGLVGDVDTPAAFVAFVNGRFLAQTG; encoded by the coding sequence ATGAGCCAGTTCACCATCGACGACCTGAAGAGGATCATGCGCGAGTGCGCCGGCGAGGACGAGGGCGTCGACCTTGACGGCGACATCGGCGGCGTCCCGTTCGACCAGCTCGGGTACGACTCGCTGGCGCTGCTGGAGACGGCGGCCCGGGTGGAGCGCGAGTTCCGGGTGTCGCTGCCGGACGGCCTGGTGGGCGACGTGGACACCCCGGCGGCGTTCGTGGCGTTCGTGAACGGGCGCTTCCTGGCCCAGACCGGCTGA
- a CDS encoding beta-ketoacyl synthase, whose product MTRRVAITGIGVIAPGGIGTDAFWNRILSGRSATRTITTFDPTPFRSRMAGECDFDPAEHGLTPQEIRRMDRAAQFAVVCTRECLADSGLSTGEVAATRTGVTVGSAVGCTIKLENEYLVLSDGGQRWNVDPGYAVPHLYDYFVPSSLAAEVAWQVGAEGPVSVVSDGCTAGIDAIGYACQLIRDDEADVVIAGGTEAPIAPITVACFDAIRATSAHNDDPEHALRPYDVSRNGFVLGEGAAMFVLEELEHARRRGARIYATIDAVATRANAYHMTGLQADGREMAEAIRVVLDKSRVRPEQVDWVSMHGTGTKQNDRHETAAVKRTLGEHAYRTPASSIKSMVGHSLGAIGAIETAACALAITHGMVPPTANLHEQDPELDLDYVPLHAREWTVDVALNVGSGFGGFQSAMLLSRPEAVAR is encoded by the coding sequence ATGACCCGACGTGTCGCGATAACCGGGATCGGCGTGATCGCACCGGGCGGCATCGGTACCGATGCCTTCTGGAATCGCATCCTGTCCGGCCGCAGCGCCACCCGCACCATCACCACGTTCGACCCGACGCCGTTCCGGTCCCGGATGGCCGGCGAGTGCGACTTCGACCCGGCCGAGCACGGCCTCACCCCGCAGGAGATCCGCCGGATGGACCGCGCGGCGCAGTTCGCCGTCGTGTGCACCCGGGAGTGCCTGGCCGACTCCGGCCTGTCCACCGGGGAGGTCGCGGCCACCCGGACCGGGGTGACGGTCGGCAGCGCGGTCGGCTGCACCATCAAACTGGAGAACGAGTACCTGGTCCTCTCCGACGGCGGCCAGCGCTGGAACGTCGACCCCGGCTACGCGGTACCGCACCTCTACGACTACTTCGTGCCGAGTTCGCTGGCGGCCGAGGTGGCCTGGCAGGTGGGGGCCGAGGGCCCGGTGTCGGTGGTCTCCGACGGCTGCACCGCCGGCATCGACGCCATCGGGTACGCCTGCCAACTGATCCGCGACGACGAGGCGGACGTGGTGATCGCCGGCGGCACGGAGGCCCCGATCGCACCGATCACGGTGGCCTGCTTCGACGCCATCCGGGCCACCTCCGCGCACAACGACGACCCCGAGCACGCGCTGCGGCCCTACGACGTCAGCCGCAACGGCTTCGTGCTCGGCGAGGGCGCCGCCATGTTCGTGCTGGAGGAACTGGAGCACGCCCGGCGGCGCGGCGCCAGGATCTACGCGACCATCGACGCCGTCGCCACCCGGGCCAACGCGTACCACATGACCGGGTTGCAGGCCGACGGCCGGGAGATGGCCGAGGCCATCCGGGTCGTCCTCGACAAGTCCCGGGTACGCCCGGAACAGGTCGACTGGGTCAGCATGCACGGCACCGGCACCAAGCAGAACGACCGGCACGAGACGGCGGCGGTCAAGCGCACCCTGGGCGAGCACGCCTACCGGACGCCGGCCAGCTCGATCAAGTCCATGGTGGGCCACTCGCTCGGTGCGATCGGCGCCATCGAGACCGCCGCCTGCGCGCTGGCCATCACACACGGGATGGTCCCGCCCACGGCGAACCTGCACGAGCAGGACCCGGAACTGGACCTGGACTACGTACCCCTGCACGCGAGGGAGTGGACCGTGGACGTGGCACTGAACGTGGGCAGCGGGTTCGGCGGCTTCCAGAGCGCCATGCTGCTCTCCCGGCCCGAGGCGGTGGCCCGGTGA
- a CDS encoding dTDP-4-dehydrorhamnose 3,5-epimerase family protein, which translates to MEIHPLAVLDAYRIVPSMLEDARGCFYEALRWDSLLEATGHAFTPRQANYSVSRRGTLRGIHGVRLPPGQAKFVNCVRGAVLDIVVDLRLDSPTFGAHAVNRLDATGGAGVYVAEGLGHGFVALTDDACVGYLCSTTYQPGTPLEINPLDPELGLPWQLTRKPLMSRKDAEAPGLTEAIRAGLLPTYAQCRALYDRQRPVLR; encoded by the coding sequence ATGGAGATCCATCCGTTGGCGGTGCTCGACGCGTACCGGATCGTTCCGAGCATGCTGGAGGACGCACGCGGCTGCTTCTACGAGGCGCTGCGCTGGGACAGCCTGCTGGAGGCCACCGGCCACGCGTTCACCCCGCGGCAGGCGAACTACTCGGTCTCCCGGCGCGGCACGCTGCGCGGCATCCACGGCGTCCGGCTCCCGCCGGGACAGGCGAAGTTCGTCAACTGTGTCCGCGGCGCCGTGCTGGACATCGTGGTCGACCTGCGGCTGGACTCGCCGACCTTCGGCGCGCACGCGGTGAACCGGCTGGACGCCACGGGCGGTGCCGGGGTGTACGTCGCCGAGGGGCTGGGGCACGGCTTCGTGGCGCTGACCGACGACGCCTGCGTGGGCTACCTGTGCTCGACCACGTACCAGCCGGGCACGCCGCTGGAGATCAATCCGCTCGATCCCGAGCTGGGGCTGCCCTGGCAGCTCACCCGCAAGCCGCTGATGTCCCGCAAGGACGCCGAGGCGCCGGGGCTGACCGAGGCGATCCGGGCCGGCCTGCTGCCGACGTACGCGCAGTGCCGGGCCCTCTACGACCGGCAGCGCCCGGTCCTGCGCTGA